Proteins co-encoded in one Leptospira inadai serovar Lyme str. 10 genomic window:
- a CDS encoding methyltransferase domain-containing protein, whose translation MTTKPEFETLESVQNYYGKVLQSNKDLKTSACCNAESLSPSHLPILSKIHPEVKDKFYGCGSPFPPALSGRTVLDLGCGSGRDVFLLSKLVGEDGFVIGVDMTEEQLRVARSHQDYHKNQFGYETSNVSFMKGYIEDLRSLGIEDNSVDLVVSNCVMNLSPNKASVFSEIFRVLRPGGELYFSDVFADRRIPEELKEDPILLGECLGGALYTEDFRRLFYQLGIEDFRIVSQSKINLKNHEIEAKIGNINFTSITYRAFKIPLEDRCEDYGQVAVYRGNIEDSPLRFILDDHHIFETDKPMLVCGNTADMLSKTCYSDYFRIIGDKAKHFGLFDCGPSSVGGQISQSGACC comes from the coding sequence ATGACAACGAAACCCGAATTTGAAACGTTAGAGTCAGTCCAAAATTACTACGGTAAAGTTCTGCAATCAAATAAGGACCTAAAAACCTCTGCGTGCTGCAATGCCGAATCGCTTTCCCCCTCGCATCTCCCGATTTTAAGTAAAATTCATCCCGAAGTTAAAGACAAATTTTACGGATGCGGATCGCCTTTCCCACCCGCGCTCTCCGGCAGGACTGTGCTGGATTTAGGATGCGGGTCCGGTCGCGACGTATTTCTCTTATCAAAGCTCGTGGGAGAAGACGGATTTGTTATCGGAGTCGACATGACCGAGGAACAGCTTAGAGTAGCGCGCTCCCATCAGGATTATCATAAAAACCAATTCGGGTACGAAACTTCTAATGTCTCTTTTATGAAGGGTTATATCGAAGATTTAAGATCTCTCGGAATCGAAGATAATTCCGTCGATCTCGTCGTTTCTAACTGCGTCATGAACCTCTCGCCTAATAAAGCCTCGGTATTTTCGGAAATCTTTCGGGTTCTAAGACCAGGCGGGGAATTATATTTTAGCGACGTGTTTGCCGATCGAAGAATTCCGGAAGAACTCAAAGAGGACCCTATTTTATTGGGGGAATGTTTGGGAGGAGCTTTGTATACGGAGGATTTTCGTAGGCTTTTTTACCAATTGGGAATCGAAGACTTTCGAATCGTTTCGCAATCCAAAATAAATTTAAAAAATCATGAAATAGAAGCGAAAATCGGAAATATAAATTTTACGTCCATTACCTATCGCGCCTTTAAAATTCCCTTAGAAGACCGTTGCGAAGATTACGGACAAGTCGCGGTCTATCGAGGTAATATCGAAGATTCCCCGCTTAGATTTATATTGGATGATCACCATATTTTCGAAACCGATAAACCGATGTTGGTTTGCGGAAACACTGCGGATATGCTTTCCAAAACTTGTTATAGCGATTACTTTCGAATTATAGGAGATAAGGCTAAACATTTCGGTCTTTTTGACTGCGGACCTTCTTCGGTCGGAGGACAAATATCGCAATCGGGAGCCTGCTGCTGA